In a genomic window of Littorina saxatilis isolate snail1 linkage group LG6, US_GU_Lsax_2.0, whole genome shotgun sequence:
- the LOC138968039 gene encoding uncharacterized protein codes for MDYSNTQEDNCSNADSGQTGTKTCQMKSPENKPGKLHDLELKDKLAINCDKSDKDNGSKRGEFDDLELQEKSSAGGTDDSTGSNNTEIHVLELQGKEKPDESGVGTRIKGKELYIDTNKILSIIGNDDESGSKGTERLDLELQEKPTTGGSDDSAESKKRELRTIQLRLAAICMVWVFAFTAYSGLQNLESSLNARVGTCALAGLTGGGFLTCLPAPAVISKIGCKGAVCVSVCVCVFVGSMYELAYITCELGVDWVGYAMLCFGICDTVASPVAGILGKYVKRIPLLFGATCLNSATLICMLLWQPKSSEKYIFFLLPAVWGITDGIWQTQGGALIGSIFRDQQEASFANLRMFQALGFTIAYLYSGHLCVAVKLYIALVMVVLSFCLVVVVEMRVRKKKTFKYGQM; via the exons ATGGACTACTCTAACACTCAAGAAGACAACTGCAGTAATGCTGACTCGGGGCAAACGGGGACAAAGACGTGCCAAATGAAATCCCCGGAGAACAAACCTGGGAAACTGCATGACCTTGAATTGAAGGACAAATTAGCCATAAACTGTGACAAAAGTGATAAAGACAACGGAAGCAAGAGAGGAGAATTCGATGACCTCGAATTACAAGAGAAATCCTCAGCAGGCGGAACTGACGACAGTACCGGAAGCAACAACACAGAAATCCATGTCTTAgaattgcagggaaaagaaaagccagACGAAAGTGGCGTCGGTACCAGAATTAAGGGGAAAGAACTGTACATAGACACGAACAAAATACTTTCGATAATAGGAAATGACGACGAGTCAGGAAGCAAGGGGACAGAACGTCTTGATCTGGAATTGCAAGAGAAACCCACAACAGGCGGAAGTGACGACAGCGCCgaaagcaagaagagagaactGCGCACCATTCAGTTGCGACTGGCGGCCATTTGCATGGTGTGGGTGTTCGCCTTCACAGCATACTCCGGCCTGCAGAATCTGGAGAGCAGTCTCAATGCCAGAGTGGGCACATGCGCTCTGGCGGGGCTGACTGGAGGTGGTTTTCTTACCTGCCTGCCGGCACCTGCCGTCATTAGCAAAATTGGATGTAAAGGTG ctgtgtgtgtgtctgtgtgtgtgtgtgtgtttgtcggcTCTATGTACGAGTTG GCGTACATCACTTGCGAGCTTGGCGTGGACTGGGTCGGGTACGCCATGCTGTGTTTCGGAATATGCGACACAGTTGCCTCCCCGGTGGCAGGAATTCTGGGGAAATACGTCAAACGGATACCCCTTCTCTTTGGTGCCACCTGTCTCAATTCCGCCACTCTGATCTGCATGTTGCTATGGCAACCCAAGTCCTCGGAGAAATACATATTCTTCCTGTTGCCGGCTGTCTGGGGAATCACTGATGGAATCTGGCAGACACAGGGTGGAG CCCTCATCGGAAGTATCTTCAGGGACCAACAAGAGGCATCTTTTGCCAACTTGAGGATGTTCCAGGCATTGGGTTTCACGATAGCTTACCTGTACAGTGGTCACCTGTGTGTAGCGGTCAAGCTTTACATAGCGCTGGTCATGGTGgtcctgtctttctgtcttgtcGTCGTCGTGGAGATGAGAGtaaggaagaaaaaaacatttaaatatgGCCAGATGTGA